The region ggtggccACCGTCGCCGCCTGCGTCTCGTCGACTTTTACCGCTGGGAGTCGGGCGAGCAAAaggtcgtgcgcctcgagtaCGACCCCAACCGCagcgcgcacctcgcgctgaTCGAGCATACCGAGTCTGGGCGCCAGAGCTACATCctcgcgccggacgagctGTCGGTGGGCGACACGGTGCAGAGCTACCGCACGATGCAGGCCGGCGGCCcctcgtccagctcgagcCTGGACCTGGGTATTTTTCGTACGCACGCGATCCGCCCCGGAAACGTGCTGCCGCTGCGTCTGATTCCCATCGGCACGACGATCCACGCCATCTCGCTGCTGCCCCTCGGCCCCGCCAAGAtggtgcgcgcggccggcacgcacggccagctcgtcgccttTTCGTCGTACCGCAAAAAGgcggacgatgcgctggtcgaggaCGTGTCGCCGAACGCCAtcggcacgcacgcgcaggtgcgcctgtcgagcggcgaggtACGCCTCGTGCCGGTCGACTGCTGTGCGACGATCGGGGTGGTGGGCAACAAGGACCACCagcaccgccgcctcggcaaggctggccgctcgcgctggctcggccgccgccccaAGGTGCGCGGTACGGCGATGAACGCGGTCGACCACCCCCACGGTGGTGGCCGCGGCAAGTCCAAGTCGAACAAGGTCCCCCGCTCGATCTACGGCTACCCCAAGAAGttccagcgcacgcgcaagcccggcacgcgcggcggcaacCGCATGGTGCTCCGCgagcgcccgcgccgcaaCGGCAAGCGTGCTGGCAAGGCCTAAATAGCTGTTGGTATCTACGCTACTTCttgaggcgctggcgctccgcgcgctgcgccttgcgcagcttctTGTACTTGTGCTTGTTCATCTTTTTCCTGCGCTTCCTGCGCACACTGTCGAGGtgcacaggcgcagcaggcttgggcgcgtcgccttgcATCTGCTCCAGCACGGCGTTCcactcgcgctgcgcctggacCTGCGTctggacgaggccgtggGACAGCCAGAGGTGCGCATCTTGGTCCGCGTGCTCCTCGTTCAGCGCGGGCTCCATGGCAAACGCCttgggcgtgcgcgcggccgacggaGGCACGTAGGGCTCGGTatgcgcgccgaggtgcgtcgccacgccgcggccccACTCTTTTTGCGAGCCGCTgggctcgccgagcaccacgagctcggcttcgtggccgaggcgctcggcacgcgcgacgtcctcgccgcgctcgagcgcgttgGCAATCGCCTCTTCGCGCGCGTCTTCGTCGcgctctcgtcgctcgatgcgcttcgACTCGGCGTGGACGACCGGCGAtgcgggcggcgtcgcgcggcgcatgcccctgcgcatgcgcttcgTACGCGGCGCCACGTCCAGCTGGCtcaggcggtcgagcatcTCGCCAAACGTGGCGCTGtccacgccgcgcgtccggcgccgccAGTGCCCTTCCGGCGCCTCTTCAAACTCGGACAAGAGCATGTCCGGCTGGATCAggcgcgacgggcgcacAGGCAGTGTCTCGTGCTCCAAGAGCGGACGGTGCTGCGCGTAGAGCTGCTGCAAGTGCaggctgcgctcgctcgtcggcggcggcacggcccGGGGCTGCATCGGCATCGAGAacggcgggcggcgcgcaagcgaCACCGCCTGGCACTGCATCACGCACTGAGCACGCCCACACGCcacaggcgccgcgctgctcaccgcctgcgccacgcgcaccggcagccGAACGGCCATCGCTCCCTTTCGCATGGTGGAAGAGAGTCCACGTGATACCTCCACCGGCTCCGGCACGTGAGGACGTGCCCGAgccagcagcgcgctcaTCCCCGCACGGTGTGTGTGACGAAGGCGCTTGCAGAGCGCGTCTAGGGCGCGAACGATGGCCACAGTAGTGCCCCGCTTGAAGAAACGGCGTCTATCGCCTGGAGGAGGAATGGACGCGTACGCACCGTCGTactcgtcgctcgacccGTCGCAGAGCTCGCTGAGCGACGGCTTATCGCCCCGtgcgcatgccgcgccggcgtccaTGACGAGCGTCAAGGAGATGATCGATGGCAAGGAACGCCAAGTATATGTAATCagtgacgacgacgacgacgacacgccgcccgcgtcgccgctgcgcaaccCACCGGTGgtggctgcggcgcggcacaaCGGCAAACGCAAagcgtcggcgccgtggAGCGGCtccgacgaggcgagcgccaagcgccagcGGCATGATGCGAATaccgcggtgctcgaccagctcgccgcgtcgctcaaTGCAAATGGAATGCGGCAGGCCTATGCAGAGCAGCCTGCCTATGCCGATCCCGAGGCGTACGGCTACGCCAACGCGCTCCCGGCGCCCTATACAATGCCGTCGCCCGCCTATCCCGAGATGTACGCGGCGGGGAGCCAGAACCTGTCGtttgcgccggcgcaggacaATGCTATGCTTCTCGCGCGGGCGAACAAGGTGGATCCCTACTACCCCTCGGCCAAGCCCCGGCAGTCGTATTACGATACCCGGCCTGTCGAGCCGTGGGCGAGTACGACGCAGGTGGACGggcccgaggcgctga is a window of Malassezia japonica chromosome 7, complete sequence DNA encoding:
- a CDS encoding uncharacterized protein (COG:S; EggNog:ENOG503PK4R); the protein is MRKGAMAVRLPVRVAQAVSSAAPVACGRAQCVMQCQAVSLARRPPFSMPMQPRAVPPPTSERSLHLQQLYAQHRPLLEHETLPVRPSRLIQPDMLLSEFEEAPEGHWRRRTRGVDSATFGEMLDRLSQLDVAPRTKRMRRGMRRATPPASPVVHAESKRIERRERDEDAREEAIANALERGEDVARAERLGHEAELVVLGEPSGSQKEWGRGVATHLGAHTEPYVPPSAARTPKAFAMEPALNEEHADQDAHLWLSHGLVQTQVQAQREWNAVLEQMQGDAPKPAAPVHLDSVRRKRRKKMNKHKYKKLRKAQRAERQRLKK
- the RML2 gene encoding mitochondrial 54S ribosomal protein rml2 (COG:J; BUSCO:EOG09262X31; EggNog:ENOG503NUW1); this translates as MASSWRSALHALRAVRPQARPYSSSPRAFAPVRVGSAAPVAVGVAAPPPAATPAGPFRRERRAAQKRQRKMAKKRKESESIAVRLGVTEKKVAPLVRTDHQFKTFKPITPSIRWVRHPLQGDLHRGRPVRELTQAKRSTGGRNHHGHITVRGRGGGHRRRLRLVDFYRWESGEQKVVRLEYDPNRSAHLALIEHTESGRQSYILAPDELSVGDTVQSYRTMQAGGPSSSSSLDLGIFRTHAIRPGNVLPLRLIPIGTTIHAISLLPLGPAKMVRAAGTHGQLVAFSSYRKKADDALVEDVSPNAIGTHAQVRLSSGEVRLVPVDCCATIGVVGNKDHQHRRLGKAGRSRWLGRRPKVRGTAMNAVDHPHGGGRGKSKSNKVPRSIYGYPKKFQRTRKPGTRGGNRMVLRERPRRNGKRAGKA